Proteins encoded by one window of Halobacteriovorax sp. GB3:
- a CDS encoding 3-oxoacid CoA-transferase subunit B: MAWTKEEMADKVLEKISDQSSVNLGIGLPTIVAQRLPEGKTLWIHSENGVLGVKGRPKKDNVSPTLINAGKETITIKEGASFFDSSLSFGMIRGGHIDYSVLGGMEVDTEASLANWMIPGKKLTGMGGAMDLVNGSKTVIIMMTHFSKDGSPKLVKKCDLPLTGKCVVDLVVTDHGIFKPNGNCFEVLELAPGVIESELKLP, encoded by the coding sequence ATGGCCTGGACCAAAGAAGAAATGGCAGATAAGGTGCTTGAAAAAATCAGTGATCAATCGAGTGTCAACTTAGGTATTGGACTTCCAACAATCGTCGCTCAAAGACTTCCCGAAGGTAAGACTCTGTGGATACATTCTGAAAATGGAGTTTTAGGGGTCAAAGGTAGACCAAAAAAAGATAATGTTAGTCCAACCCTTATTAATGCTGGTAAAGAAACAATTACAATCAAAGAGGGTGCTTCATTCTTTGACAGTTCTTTGAGCTTTGGAATGATTCGCGGCGGACACATTGATTACTCGGTCCTCGGAGGGATGGAAGTTGACACTGAGGCCTCACTTGCCAATTGGATGATTCCAGGAAAAAAACTCACGGGCATGGGTGGTGCTATGGATCTAGTGAATGGCTCTAAGACAGTTATTATTATGATGACTCATTTCAGTAAAGACGGTAGTCCCAAGCTTGTAAAAAAATGTGATCTTCCTTTAACTGGAAAGTGTGTTGTGGATTTAGTTGTTACTGATCATGGAATTTTTAAACCGAATGGAAATTGCTTTGAAGTTTTAGAGCTAGCACCAGGTGTAATAGAGAGTGAATTAAAACTACCTTAA
- a CDS encoding CoA transferase subunit A, translating to MTKIYQSSDEAVKDITSGSSVMSGGFGLCGIPENSIDALCKKDINNLTVISNNIGNSGRGLVKLLVQDKISKAYCSYVGGNPDLEKRIFNKEIDVELVPQGTFSERIRAAGMGIRAFYTPTGHGTIVAEGKEVKEFDRPCVLETALHADFAIIKAQKADPYGNLWFKETARNFSPLMAMAAKTTIVEVEQLVELGEIAPEDVHLPGIFVQRIYQGSNYKNDIEFLTLEDN from the coding sequence ATGACAAAAATATATCAGTCAAGCGACGAAGCAGTTAAAGATATTACAAGTGGCTCAAGCGTTATGAGTGGAGGCTTCGGTCTTTGCGGTATTCCAGAAAACAGTATCGATGCTCTCTGTAAAAAAGACATTAATAACCTCACTGTCATATCCAACAACATTGGAAACTCAGGAAGAGGACTCGTAAAGCTCTTAGTTCAAGATAAAATCTCAAAGGCCTACTGTTCATATGTAGGGGGAAATCCTGATCTTGAAAAACGAATCTTTAACAAAGAAATCGATGTAGAATTAGTTCCTCAGGGAACATTTAGTGAAAGAATACGTGCAGCAGGAATGGGAATTAGGGCCTTTTATACTCCCACAGGTCACGGAACAATTGTCGCAGAGGGAAAAGAAGTCAAAGAATTTGATCGCCCCTGTGTTCTTGAAACGGCCCTTCATGCAGATTTTGCTATCATTAAGGCCCAAAAGGCCGATCCTTATGGGAACCTGTGGTTCAAAGAAACTGCTAGAAACTTCTCCCCTCTCATGGCGATGGCCGCAAAAACGACAATCGTTGAAGTTGAACAACTTGTAGAACTTGGAGAAATAGCACCAGAAGATGTCCATCTCCCAGGTATTTTTGTTCAAAGAATTTACCAAGGATCAAATTATAAAAACGATATTGAATTTTTAACTTTAGAGGATAATTAA